The proteins below are encoded in one region of Myxocyprinus asiaticus isolate MX2 ecotype Aquarium Trade chromosome 13, UBuf_Myxa_2, whole genome shotgun sequence:
- the LOC127450324 gene encoding protein HID1-like, giving the protein MGNTDSKLNFRKAVIQLTTKTQPVEATDDAFWDQFWADTATTVQDVFALVPAAEIRAVREESPSNLATLCYKAVEKLVQGAESGCPTEKDKQIVLNCTRMLTRILPYIFEDQDWRGFFWSTVPGAGRAGLDDMEDDEEGARPLAESLLLALADLLFCPDFTVHSHKRGRPDSVEDMQSLDSCEYIWEAGVGFAQSPPLNYVHDLNRAELLRLLLTCFSEVMYLPPTSDNSILNPWVTFFCSTENRHALPLFTSLLNVVCAYDPVGYGIPYNHLLFSDYREQLVEQAVQILIVTLEHEGTQPYRPPSPSVIEDQDSAGPNNLFVNYLSRIHREEDYDFVLKGLARLLTNPLTQTYLPNSTKKIQFHQELLVLFWKLCDFNKKFLFFVLKSSDVLDILVPILYYLNDARADQSRVGLMHIGVFILLLLSGERNFGVRLNKPYSLHVPIDIPVFTGTHADLLIVVFHKIITSGHQRLQPLYDCLLTIVVNVSPYLKSLSMVAANKLLHLLEAFSTNWFLFSAPQNHHLVFFLLEAFNNIIQYQFDGNCNLVYTIIRKRNVFHQLANLPSDPASIHKALQRKRKSPDTISRTSSQETVSMEGSRPAVPAEPGTLKASLVAIPGIDKLTEKSQVSEDGTMVTVPGSPQTPEHSGTAGASDTESISGRDNEDVFYTEAEMARRRLSSTSSSVSPWNPKPDWVLSWKNKLPLQTIMRLLQVLVPQVEKICIDKGLTDESEILKFLQHGTLVGLLPVPHPILIRKYQANAGTAMWFRTYMWGVIYLRNVDPPIWYDTDVRLFEIQRM; this is encoded by the exons GCTGTTGAGAAGTTAGTTCAAGGTGCCGAGTCAGGCTGCCCCACAGAGAAGGACAAGCAAATTGTGCTGAACTGCACTCGTATGCTCACTCGGATCCTGCCTTATATCTTTGAGGATCAGGACTGGAGAGGGTTCTTCTGGTCCACTGTACCTGGTGCCGGCAGAGCGGGG CTGGATGATATGGAGGATGATGAAGAAGGAGCTCGTCCGCTGGCGGAGTCTCTCTTACTGGCTCTGGCTGATCTTCTCTTCTGTCCAGATTTCACTGTTCACAGTCACAAGAGAGGAAGACCT GACTCGGTTGAGGACATGCAGTCTCTGGATAGCTGCGAGTATATCTGGGAGGCTGGAGTGGGCTTCGCTCAGTCCCCCCCGCTCAACTATGTCCATGATCTCAACAG GGCTGAGTTGTTGAGGTTACTGCTCACCTGTTTCTCAGAGGTCATGTACCTACCACCAACATCAGATAACAGTATTCTCAACCCCTGGGTCACATTCTTCTGTTCCACCGAAAACAG ACATGCTCTGCCTCTGTTCACCTCGCTGTTGAATGTGGTGTGTGCGTATGACCCGGTGGGTTACGGCATTCCCTACAACCACCTGCTGTTCTCAGACTACCGTGAGCAGCTGGTGGAGCAGGCAGTTCAGATCCTCATCGTCACCCTGGAGCATGAGGGCACACAGCCGTACCGCCCCCCCTCCCCCTCTGTCATAGAGGACCAGGAT TCTGCTGGTCCAAATAACCTCTTCGTGAATTACCTGTCCAGAATTCACAGGGAGGAG GATTATGATTTTGTGCTGAAAGGTCTGGCACGCCTGCTGACCAACCCTCTCACTCAAACATATCTGCCCAACTCAACCAAAAAGATCCAGTTTCACCAGGAACTGCTGGTGCTTTTCTGGAAACTCTGTGACTTCAACAAA AAGTTCCTGTTCTTTGTGCTAAAGAGCAGTGATGTGTTGGACATATTAGTGCCTATACTGTATTACCTGAATGATGCCCGAGCTGACCAAT CACGGGTCGGTCTCATGCACATCGGTGTGTTTATTCTGCTGCTGTTGAGTGGAGAGAGGAACTTCGGTGTGCGTCTGAATAAGCCGTACTCTCTCCACGTGCCCATAGACATCCCTGTGTTCACCGGCACACATGCTgacctgctcatcgtg GTTTTCCACAAGATAATAACCAGTGGCCATCAGCGGTTACAGCCGCTCTATGACTGCCTGCTCACTATCGTGGTGAATG TGTCTCCCTATCTGAAGAGTCTTTCCATGGTGGCAGCCAACAAGCTCCTTCATCTCCTGGAGGCATTCTCCACCAACTGGTTCCTGTTCTCGGCTCCTCAGAACCATCATCTGGTCTTCTTCCTGTTGGAGGCCTTCAATAATATCATTCAGTACCAGTTTGACG GTAACTGTAATTTGGTGTACACCATCATTCGGAAGCGCAATGTTTTCCATCAGCTGGCCAACTTGCCCTCTGACCCCGCCTCCATCCATAAGGCACTGCAGAGGAAGAGGAAGTCACCTGACACCATCTCTCGCACCAGCTCACAGGAGACCGTGTCCATGGAGGGCTCTCGGCCGGCTGTGCCTGCTGAGCCGGGCACACTAAAGGCCAGTCTGGTGGCCATACCAG GCATTGACAAACTGACGGAGAAGTCACAGGTTTCAGAGGATGGTACCATGGTAACCGTGCCAGGATCACCACAGACCCCTGAACACAGCGGGACAGCCGGAGCCAGCGACACCGAGTCCATCTCAGGACGAGACAATGAG GACGTGTTCTACACTGAAGCAGAGATGGCGAGGAGACGTCTGTCCAGCACATCATCTTCTGTCAGCCCCTGGAATCCCAAACCAGACTGG GTCCTGTCCTGGAAGAACAAACTCCCTCTGCAGACCATCATGCGTTTActgcaggtgctggtgccacaggTGGAGAAGATCTGCATTGACAA AGGTCTGACAGATGAATCAGAGATCCTGAAGTTTCTTCAGCATGGCACTCTAGTGGGTCTGCTGCCTGTACCACACCCCATTCTCATCAGGAAGTATCAGGCCAATGCAGGAACTGCCATGTGGTTCCGTACGTACATGTGGGGAGTCATCTACCTGCG TAATGTGGATCCGCCCATCTGGTATGACACTGATGTACGTCTCTTTGAGATCCAGCGGATGTAA
- the LOC127450384 gene encoding proton channel OTOP2-like, translating to MTTKEDLEAIETQISTIQVGTQGEMPRNGPSPEPAHGRVKVVEKVRNWGWLLSGFISLNILLLGIALVSGSVFNKIQISSSHLQIFLILLIMLTTIWMVYYEVHTSRAHSAVLYKDSHAGPIWLRSGLVLFGVCSVIMDIFKIIYYVGHIHCESPVKIAFPTVQVMFVIVQTYILWVHAKDCVQLQQNITRCGLMLTLSTNLMVWMTAVTEESLHQTVIPTDTSSNSSSNTPHSFNVTLQVRSEETECQCSHDSCEIFEKVYYYLYPFNIEYSLFASAMAYVMWKNVGRQMDEHNSHNLRFSLWDVLVGPVAGMIILVTGLATFVMYEVDIAKEDPNKRQEALTMHYIMNIVAILLMSIATLVGCILFRLDKREQVSGKNPTRSLDVGLLLGASLGQFLICYFTIVAVLASGVKGHVNGLNLTCSILTVVQLCLQNAFLIKGLHREPFKERNAATVFANVIAVQRDPERRSSSIVPAHTLPIPLTLLQGRLSWKRRLLKEICAFMLLCNVILWIMPAFGARPQFDNRIGSDVYEFQMWVATVNIGMPFGIFYRMHSVASLFEVCLAS from the exons atgacaacaaagGAAGACCTAGAGGCCATTGAGACCCAGATATCCACTATCCAAGTGGGAACACAAGGAGAGATGCCACGGAATGGGCCCAGCCCGGAACCTGCCCACGGCAGGGTCAAAGTGGTGGAGAAGGTCCGCAACTGGGGGTGGCTTCTATCTGGATTCATCTCCTTGAATATTCTCCTACTGGGAATTGCCTTAGTGAGCGGAAGTGTCTTCAACAAGATCCAGATCTCATCTTCACACTTGCAGATCTTCCTAATCTTACTTATCATGCTCACCACCATATGGATGGTTTACTACGAAGTCCATACTTCTAGAGCACACAGTGCAGTTCTCTACAAAGATAGCCACGCTGGACCAATTTGGCTGAGAA GTGGCCTGGTTCTGTTCGGCGTCTGCAGTGTTATCATGGATATTTTCAAGATCATTTACTATGTGGGTCATATACATTGCGAGTCACCAGTGAAGATAGCTTTCCCTACTGTGCAAGTCATGTTTGTCATTGTCCAG ACATACATCCTTTGGGTTCACGCCAAAGACTGTGTACAGCTACAGCAAAACATCACACG ATGTGGACTAATGTTGACCTTGTCAACGAACCTCATGGTGTGGATGACAGCCGTGACAGAAGAATCACTCCATCAGACTGTGATTCCAACCGACACTTCATCTAACAGTTCCTCtaacacacctcacagcttcaaCGTCACATTACAAG TCCGAagtgaggaaactgagtgccagTGCAGCCATGATTCTTGCGAAATCTTTGAGAAGGTCTATTACTACCTGTACCCCTTTAACATCGAGTACAGCCTCTTTGCTTCAGCCATGGCCTATGTCATGTGGAAGAACGTTGGGCGCCAAATGGATGAGCACAATAGCCATAACCTCCGCTTCAGCCTGTGGGACGTTCTGGTTGGTCCGGTGGCTGGCATGATCATTCTGGTGACGGGTCTGGCTACGTTTGTGATGTATGAAGTGGACATAGCCAAGGAGGACCCAAACAAAAGGCAGGAAGCTCTAACAATGCATTACATCATGAACATAGTGGCCATTCTTCTGATGTCCATAGCAACTCTAGTCGGTTGTATCCTCTTCCGTTTGGATAAGAGGGAACAAGTGTCGGGGAAGAACCCTACGCGAAGTCTGGATGTGGGACTGCTTTTGGGAGCATCTCTGGGCCAGTTCCTCATCTGCTACTTTACTATAGTCGCTGTGCTGGCATCAGGGGTAAAAGGACATGTGAATGGCCTCAACCTGACCTGTTCTATTCTGACTGTGGTCCAGTTGTGTCTACAGAATGCCTTCCTCATCAAGGGTCTCCACCGGGAGCCTTTCAAGgagagaaatgcagccactgtCTTTGCCAATGTCATTGCCGTGCAGAGAGATCCAGAAAGACGGAGCAGCTCTATTGTTCCAGCTCACACATTGCCCATCCCCTTGACATTGCTTCAGGGTCGTCTGTCCTGGAAAAGGAGGCTCTTGAAGGAGATTTGTGCCTTCATGTTACTCTGCAATGTTATT CTTTGGATCATGCCTGCCTTTGGAGCCCGGCCTCAGTTTGACAACCGTATTGGATCTGATGTCTATGAATTCCAAATGTGGGTAGCCACTGTGAATATTGGAATGCCGTTTGGGATCTTCTACCGTATGCACTCAGTGGCCAGTCTTTTTGAGGTGTGCCTTGCCTCATGA